A region from the Mucilaginibacter sp. CSA2-8R genome encodes:
- a CDS encoding C40 family peptidase → MPFSSLPYKLLMLLLFTCKNPDKPFAVDHTSASHGIHLNEADKSFNTKTSDRIETGNVSPAQIVSFAQSLKGIPYKYGSTNPSEGFDCSGFITYVFNHFNINVPRTSVDFTSVPKEIKLRDAKAGDIILFTGTDSTKRNVGHMGIFVNKPGEEHIFIHATSGKANSVTETPLNAYYQGRFVKAIRIFSQNN, encoded by the coding sequence ATGCCGTTTAGTTCTCTGCCATATAAACTGTTAATGCTGTTGCTTTTTACTTGTAAAAATCCAGACAAGCCTTTTGCAGTAGATCATACATCAGCAAGCCATGGTATTCATTTAAACGAGGCTGATAAGAGTTTCAATACAAAAACTTCTGACCGCATTGAAACCGGGAACGTTAGCCCGGCACAGATTGTCAGTTTTGCTCAATCACTTAAAGGCATCCCTTACAAGTACGGCTCAACTAACCCCAGCGAGGGGTTTGATTGCTCGGGTTTTATTACTTACGTTTTCAATCATTTTAATATTAACGTTCCGCGCACTTCAGTAGATTTTACCTCAGTGCCTAAAGAAATTAAGCTAAGAGATGCTAAAGCAGGCGACATCATATTATTTACCGGTACCGATAGTACCAAACGGAATGTAGGGCATATGGGCATTTTTGTGAACAAGCCGGGTGAAGAACACATTTTTATACATGCCACCTCTGGCAAGGCCAACAGCGTTACTGAAACGCCATTGAATGCTTATTATCAGGGACGCTTTGTAAAGGCGATACGTATCTTTTCGCAAAATAATTAA
- a CDS encoding DUF6728 family protein — protein sequence MYFFRRKDDKRPSSFNLKVMHVINAMAIIMFVLGIIWKLIDWFILKK from the coding sequence ATGTACTTCTTCCGCAGAAAAGACGACAAACGTCCGTCCAGTTTTAATTTGAAGGTGATGCATGTCATTAATGCCATGGCCATCATCATGTTTGTACTGGGCATCATCTGGAAGTTGATTGATTGGTTTATCCTGAAAAAATAA
- a CDS encoding aminopeptidase P family protein: protein MAIFNAADEYTRSGDQNFLFKQNADFFYLSGIDQEQSILLLFPDCPNPLYKEVLFLRQTNEHIAVWEGHKYTKEEARKASGIEAVYWLHDFEAILHSIIHYADHIYINTNENDRYLPGVPYRDLRFLEELRGKYPLHYYERAAPILRDLRVIKSEVEIELTQKACDITGDAFVRVLKFVKPGVAEYEIEAEISHEFLRQRATGHAYNPIIASGRNAIVLHYNDNNQICHDGDVILFDFAAEYGNYNADLSRSIPVNGRFTERQRKVYDAVLRVMRQSTAMLVAGTVWNDYHDEVGKIMTSELIGLGLLDRHAVEKQDPKAPLYKKYFMHGTSHHLGIDVHDYASRYKPFEVGNILTCEPGIYIPEENLGIRIENDILITEGGNRDLMANIPVEAKHVEDIMNSK from the coding sequence TTGGCAATATTTAACGCCGCTGATGAATACACCCGCAGCGGTGATCAAAACTTCCTGTTCAAACAAAATGCCGACTTCTTTTACTTATCAGGGATAGATCAGGAACAAAGTATTTTGCTGCTTTTTCCGGATTGTCCTAATCCGTTGTACAAAGAAGTACTTTTTTTGAGACAAACTAACGAACACATTGCGGTATGGGAAGGACACAAATACACCAAAGAAGAGGCCCGCAAGGCATCGGGTATAGAAGCAGTATATTGGTTGCACGATTTTGAGGCAATACTGCATAGCATCATTCACTATGCAGATCACATTTATATTAATACCAACGAGAACGACCGTTACTTACCGGGTGTACCTTACCGCGATCTGCGCTTTTTGGAAGAATTGCGCGGCAAATATCCTTTGCATTATTACGAACGTGCTGCACCTATACTGCGAGATTTACGCGTAATTAAGTCAGAAGTTGAAATTGAACTTACACAAAAGGCCTGCGATATTACCGGTGATGCATTTGTACGTGTACTTAAGTTTGTAAAACCTGGAGTTGCTGAATACGAAATTGAAGCCGAGATTAGCCATGAGTTTTTACGCCAGCGTGCTACCGGTCATGCTTATAATCCCATTATAGCTTCGGGCCGTAATGCTATTGTACTGCACTACAATGATAACAACCAGATATGCCATGATGGGGATGTGATTTTATTTGACTTTGCTGCCGAATATGGTAATTATAATGCCGACTTAAGCCGTTCTATACCGGTTAACGGCCGCTTTACCGAGCGCCAGCGCAAGGTTTATGATGCTGTATTGCGTGTGATGCGCCAATCTACCGCAATGCTGGTGGCGGGTACAGTATGGAATGATTACCATGATGAGGTAGGAAAAATTATGACCAGCGAATTAATAGGTTTAGGATTGCTTGACCGCCATGCGGTAGAAAAGCAGGACCCTAAAGCGCCTTTGTATAAAAAATATTTTATGCATGGTACCTCTCATCACCTGGGCATTGACGTGCACGACTATGCCAGCCGTTATAAACCATTTGAAGTGGGTAATATTTTAACCTGTGAGCCGGGTATATATATCCCCGAAGAAAATTTAGGTATACGCATAGAAAACGATATTTTAATTACCGAAGGCGGTAACCGCGATTTGATGGCCAATATACCTGTAGAAGCCAAACATGTTGAAGACATTATGAACAGTAAGTAA
- a CDS encoding VOC family protein produces the protein MKLRIARHTQHLQNIINFYVDVMGLQILGKFNDHNGYNGIFLGLSEHDWHLEFTTSAEAPQHQTDEDDLLVWYAASQQEYEEINQRFVQHAITPITAKNPYWNDNGTTYTDPDGFRIVIAKPPTYASF, from the coding sequence ATGAAACTCAGAATAGCCAGGCATACCCAACATCTGCAAAACATTATTAACTTTTATGTTGATGTTATGGGGCTGCAAATATTAGGAAAGTTTAACGACCATAACGGCTACAACGGCATTTTTTTGGGCTTAAGTGAGCACGACTGGCACCTGGAATTTACTACATCTGCTGAAGCACCGCAACACCAAACCGATGAAGACGACTTACTGGTATGGTATGCCGCCAGCCAGCAAGAATATGAAGAAATTAATCAACGCTTTGTTCAACACGCCATCACGCCAATAACTGCTAAAAACCCATACTGGAACGACAACGGAACTACTTACACCGATCCGGATGGGTTTAGAATTGTAATTGCAAAACCTCCCACTTATGCCTCATTTTAA
- a CDS encoding pyridoxine 5'-phosphate synthase has product MIRLSVNVNKIATLRNSRGGNNPDLIQVAKDCERFGAQGITVHPRPDERHIRYDDVYALKDIVTTEFNIEGNCEEKKFVDLVLAVKPHQVTLVPDALNQLTSNHGWDTITHQRYLQDMVKCFKDEGIRVSLFVDPLVDMVEAAAETGTDRIELYTEAYASHYHQGIELAAAPYIQAAEKAIEVGLGLNAGHDLDLKNLKYFAQHVPGLHEVSIGHALICDALYYGLENTIQMYLQRLAV; this is encoded by the coding sequence ATGATACGCTTGTCTGTTAATGTTAATAAAATAGCTACACTGCGCAATTCGCGCGGCGGTAACAATCCCGATTTGATACAGGTTGCCAAAGATTGCGAGCGTTTTGGTGCGCAGGGCATTACAGTACATCCCCGCCCCGACGAGCGCCATATACGCTATGATGATGTGTATGCTTTGAAAGACATTGTAACTACTGAATTTAACATTGAAGGCAACTGCGAAGAAAAAAAGTTTGTTGATTTGGTTTTGGCCGTAAAGCCGCACCAAGTAACCTTAGTACCTGATGCACTTAACCAACTAACATCTAACCACGGCTGGGACACCATTACTCACCAACGTTATTTACAGGATATGGTAAAGTGCTTCAAAGACGAGGGCATCAGGGTATCGCTGTTTGTTGACCCGCTGGTAGATATGGTAGAAGCCGCTGCCGAAACCGGAACCGATCGCATCGAGCTATATACAGAAGCCTATGCCAGCCATTATCACCAGGGGATTGAATTGGCGGCTGCCCCCTACATTCAGGCGGCAGAAAAAGCTATAGAAGTTGGCTTGGGTCTTAATGCCGGGCACGACCTGGATTTAAAAAATCTGAAATACTTTGCCCAGCATGTTCCGGGTTTGCATGAAGTAAGTATTGGCCATGCCTTAATTTGCGATGCTTTATACTACGGCTTGGAAAATACCATCCAAATGTATTTGCAAAGGCTTGCTGTTTAA
- a CDS encoding glycosyltransferase family 2 protein: protein MKVAGFTFIRNAVKNDYPVVEAITSILPVCDEFVVALGNSEDNTEELIRGINSPKIRIVHTVWDESLREGGAVFAAETDKAFAAISPDADWAFYIQGDEVVHEKYLPLISQEMQDNLTDVHVEGLLFKYVHFYGSYDYYAHSRRWYRREIRILRNNKNVHSYRDAQGFRLGGRKLNVKLIDAYIYHYGWVKPPQGMGNKVRNFNQFYHDDSWMAENMPQTFEFDFKNADRLLPFTDTHPAVLQRRIQAQNWQLELDPVAIKKKLSLRRRILQKIEDWTGWRVSEYRNYKIIKS, encoded by the coding sequence ATGAAAGTTGCCGGTTTTACCTTCATTCGCAATGCGGTAAAAAATGATTACCCGGTGGTGGAGGCCATTACGTCTATATTGCCGGTTTGCGATGAATTTGTGGTGGCTCTGGGTAACAGTGAGGATAATACAGAAGAATTGATCAGGGGAATTAATTCACCTAAAATCAGGATTGTTCATACCGTCTGGGACGAAAGCCTGAGAGAGGGGGGGGCGGTTTTTGCCGCCGAAACAGATAAAGCCTTTGCTGCCATATCTCCCGATGCCGACTGGGCTTTTTATATTCAGGGTGATGAGGTGGTGCACGAAAAATATCTGCCGCTCATTAGTCAGGAGATGCAGGATAACTTAACTGATGTTCATGTGGAGGGCTTGCTGTTTAAATATGTGCATTTTTATGGATCGTATGATTACTATGCCCATTCACGGCGCTGGTACAGGCGCGAGATCCGCATTTTACGGAACAACAAAAACGTGCATTCCTATCGTGATGCCCAAGGTTTTAGATTGGGCGGCCGGAAGTTAAATGTAAAACTAATTGACGCTTATATTTATCATTACGGTTGGGTAAAACCGCCGCAGGGTATGGGTAATAAGGTGCGCAACTTTAACCAGTTTTATCATGATGATAGCTGGATGGCCGAAAATATGCCGCAAACTTTTGAGTTTGATTTTAAGAATGCAGATCGTTTATTGCCTTTTACCGATACTCATCCGGCAGTGCTGCAACGCCGCATCCAGGCACAAAACTGGCAGCTGGAGCTCGATCCGGTAGCTATCAAAAAGAAACTCTCTTTGCGACGGCGCATCCTGCAAAAAATTGAAGACTGGACCGGCTGGCGGGTAAGCGAGTACCGCAATTATAAAATCATTAAAAGTTAA
- a CDS encoding DUF5672 family protein: MSLKGKVAVVIPFYKPGLTAYEQVALQQCERILSNHIKIAVKPYKLALPDFADTVKIDEVINFDNHYFASIDGYNRLMLSTEFYAKFQSFEYILIHQLDAFVFKDNLLDWCSRDLDYIGAPWIRPVEHTDLIKALKSKIQYAVHTRFDVKKNGVPSEKQFENKVGNGGFSLRRVKKFYDLALQLQDKIAFYLQQQGVHEYNEDAFWSIEVNRKKKVLNIPALKVGLQFAFESSPERALKINDQQLPFGCHAWDLYADFWRPVFKQYGFEI; the protein is encoded by the coding sequence ATGAGTTTAAAGGGGAAAGTAGCCGTTGTGATACCGTTTTATAAGCCGGGCCTTACTGCGTACGAGCAAGTTGCTTTGCAGCAATGCGAACGTATATTAAGTAACCATATTAAAATAGCTGTTAAGCCCTATAAACTTGCATTGCCTGATTTTGCAGATACGGTTAAAATTGACGAGGTTATTAACTTTGATAACCATTATTTCGCAAGTATTGATGGCTATAACCGGCTCATGTTATCTACGGAGTTCTATGCTAAATTCCAATCTTTTGAATATATATTGATCCATCAGCTAGATGCCTTTGTATTTAAAGATAACTTACTTGACTGGTGCAGCCGAGATTTAGATTATATAGGTGCCCCCTGGATACGCCCGGTGGAACATACAGATTTGATCAAAGCCCTCAAGTCAAAAATTCAATATGCAGTACATACTCGTTTTGATGTTAAAAAGAATGGGGTACCGAGCGAAAAGCAGTTTGAAAACAAAGTGGGCAATGGCGGTTTTTCATTACGGAGGGTAAAGAAATTTTATGACCTGGCCTTACAGTTGCAGGATAAAATAGCCTTTTACCTGCAACAACAAGGGGTGCATGAGTACAACGAAGATGCTTTTTGGAGTATAGAGGTAAACCGTAAAAAAAAGGTATTAAACATTCCGGCGCTTAAGGTTGGGTTGCAGTTTGCCTTCGAGTCATCTCCGGAGCGGGCCTTGAAAATTAACGACCAGCAATTGCCATTTGGTTGCCATGCCTGGGACTTATACGCCGATTTTTGGAGGCCTGTTTTTAAACAATATGGCTTTGAAATCTAA
- the recG gene encoding ATP-dependent DNA helicase RecG, with translation MNASVFQTPVDYLKGVGTARAEVLKKELGIFSYEDLLKHYPFKYIDRTRFYKIRDIQPELPYVQVIARLTHKEILGDKRTKRLIIQAQDDTGVMELAWFQGIKWAEKSLNIGKAYIIFGKPALFNGKAQMAHPEMEPYSPDTLKRKGNLTLQPGYNSTEKLKSFSLDSKGLQKLISILLEQHAKDIQENLPQYILQKFKLINRVDAYRNIHFPESPELLYEAQRRLKFEELFLIQLRLLKNKLLRTHKFKGNVFDKVGQYFNTFYQEKIPFPLTNAQKRVLKEIRLDTQRGVQMNRLLQGDVGSGKTVVALMSMLLAIDNGFQTCMMAPTEILANQHYLSVKHLVGDDFVEVALLTGSTKKKQRAIIHEKLLNGELKILIGTHALIEDAVQFKNLGFVVIDEQHRFGVEQRAKLWKKNIIPPHVLVMTATPIPRTLAMTLYGDLDVSVIDELPAGRKPIETLHFYESQRLQMFGFIKREIALGRQVYVVYPLIQESEKLDLKNLIDGAETLSREFPLPQYRISVVHGKMSASDKDFEMQRFVKGETQLMVATTVIEVGVNVPNASVMIIENAERFGLSQLHQLRGRVGRGAEQSYCILMSSQKLSREGKVRLETMVKTNNGFEISEIDLQLRGPGNIEGTQQSGVLDLKLADLATDQEILLLARKTVEEIFAHDPQLALPENQILQQAFQAKSGGLSWDKIS, from the coding sequence TTGAACGCATCGGTATTTCAAACCCCTGTTGATTATTTAAAAGGAGTAGGCACAGCAAGGGCCGAGGTACTCAAAAAAGAGCTTGGTATCTTCTCTTACGAAGACCTGCTAAAGCACTATCCTTTTAAATATATTGACCGTACCCGCTTTTACAAAATAAGGGATATACAGCCGGAACTACCGTATGTGCAGGTAATTGCCAGGCTAACACATAAAGAAATATTAGGTGATAAGCGTACCAAACGACTAATTATACAAGCGCAGGACGACACCGGCGTAATGGAATTAGCCTGGTTTCAGGGTATTAAATGGGCCGAAAAAAGCCTGAACATCGGCAAGGCCTATATCATTTTTGGCAAACCGGCGCTGTTTAACGGCAAAGCGCAAATGGCTCATCCGGAGATGGAGCCTTACTCGCCCGATACGCTAAAGCGTAAGGGTAACCTTACTTTACAACCCGGTTATAACTCAACAGAAAAGCTGAAAAGCTTTTCATTAGATAGCAAGGGGCTTCAAAAGCTAATCAGCATTTTGCTGGAGCAGCATGCAAAAGACATACAGGAAAACCTGCCTCAGTACATTTTACAAAAGTTTAAGCTTATTAACCGGGTTGATGCCTATCGTAACATCCATTTCCCCGAAAGCCCCGAGTTGCTTTACGAAGCCCAGCGGCGCTTAAAGTTTGAAGAGTTATTTTTAATACAGCTACGGCTGCTTAAAAATAAATTACTCCGCACCCATAAATTTAAGGGTAATGTGTTTGATAAAGTTGGCCAATACTTTAACACTTTCTACCAAGAAAAAATTCCCTTCCCGCTCACTAACGCACAGAAGCGTGTACTTAAAGAAATAAGGCTCGATACCCAGCGCGGCGTACAGATGAACCGCCTGCTACAGGGCGATGTAGGCAGCGGCAAAACTGTAGTGGCTTTAATGAGTATGCTTTTAGCTATTGATAATGGGTTCCAGACGTGTATGATGGCGCCTACCGAAATCTTGGCTAACCAGCACTACCTATCGGTTAAACATTTGGTAGGTGATGATTTTGTAGAAGTTGCTTTGCTTACCGGATCTACGAAAAAGAAACAACGCGCCATAATTCATGAAAAGCTGCTGAACGGAGAGCTAAAAATACTGATTGGCACCCATGCCCTTATTGAGGATGCGGTACAATTTAAAAACTTGGGCTTTGTGGTAATTGATGAACAGCACCGCTTTGGTGTTGAGCAACGTGCCAAATTGTGGAAGAAAAATATTATACCGCCACACGTATTGGTAATGACGGCCACTCCTATCCCCCGAACGCTGGCTATGACCTTGTATGGCGACCTGGACGTATCGGTGATTGACGAATTGCCCGCCGGCCGTAAGCCTATTGAAACGCTGCATTTTTACGAAAGCCAGCGCCTGCAAATGTTCGGCTTTATTAAACGCGAAATTGCCTTGGGCCGCCAGGTTTACGTAGTATACCCGCTAATACAGGAAAGTGAAAAGCTGGATTTAAAAAACCTGATAGATGGCGCTGAAACACTGTCGCGCGAATTTCCATTACCGCAATACCGCATTAGTGTAGTACACGGAAAAATGTCGGCTTCGGATAAAGATTTCGAGATGCAGCGCTTTGTTAAAGGCGAAACGCAGCTGATGGTAGCCACTACGGTAATAGAGGTGGGTGTAAATGTGCCCAATGCCTCCGTAATGATTATTGAAAACGCCGAGCGTTTTGGATTGTCGCAACTGCACCAGTTACGCGGGCGCGTAGGCCGGGGAGCCGAGCAATCTTACTGTATTTTGATGAGTAGCCAAAAATTAAGCCGCGAAGGCAAAGTACGGCTCGAAACGATGGTGAAGACGAATAACGGTTTCGAAATATCGGAGATTGACCTGCAATTGCGCGGTCCGGGTAACATTGAAGGCACCCAGCAAAGCGGTGTGCTTGATTTAAAGCTGGCCGACCTGGCCACCGATCAGGAGATACTGCTTTTAGCACGTAAAACGGTAGAAGAAATTTTTGCCCACGACCCACAATTAGCTTTACCCGAAAACCAAATCTTACAACAGGCTTTCCAGGCTAAAAGTGGCGGTTTAAGTTGGGATAAGATTTCCTAA
- a CDS encoding OmpA family protein, whose product MNYSTLKKTVALSFASLLAVGMANAQTDSTKSSMSNSTGTAKVFGGRGQYNTWSFGLNVGATSPAVAIGGVNDYTDYVVSLGYGASLRWQLAHSFGLQLDARGGKVAGNNNSAQGGVRDGMASFDTRFWQGTLSGVVNVATIDFLRRKNSVNFFVNAGAGLIYYNPHFITASGLETRYKDADGGNHYVKSLVIPVGAGVKFRLNDAWAFNLGYTANFTDDDNLDGLKRGYPSRDKYSYGYGGLEYTFGSSSKPNLDWVNPVAMMYDELYDAALRQEVEALKGRVTNVENAVNDLKKDTDGDGVADQFDKCPSTPAGTVVDGAGCPIVFPKADSTATPAAQAYSNIQFDFDSSVLRTSSYAVLDLVSADMRSNSKKVVTLNGYASSEGTAAHNLRLSRDRANSVKTYLVNSGVEARRLKTKGLGETNPIADNSTEEGRVMNRRVEFKQ is encoded by the coding sequence ATGAACTATTCTACATTAAAGAAAACAGTCGCGCTTTCTTTTGCATCGCTGCTTGCGGTTGGTATGGCCAACGCGCAAACCGATTCAACTAAAAGCAGCATGTCAAATTCAACCGGTACAGCTAAAGTGTTTGGTGGCAGAGGTCAGTACAACACCTGGAGCTTTGGTTTAAACGTAGGTGCAACATCTCCTGCAGTGGCTATCGGTGGTGTAAACGATTACACTGATTATGTTGTATCGCTTGGTTACGGTGCATCATTAAGATGGCAGTTAGCCCATTCATTTGGCTTACAATTAGACGCTCGTGGCGGTAAAGTAGCTGGTAACAACAACAGCGCTCAAGGTGGCGTTCGTGATGGTATGGCTTCTTTCGACACACGTTTTTGGCAAGGAACTTTAAGCGGCGTTGTTAACGTTGCTACTATTGACTTCCTGCGTCGTAAAAACTCTGTTAACTTCTTCGTTAACGCAGGTGCTGGTTTGATCTATTACAACCCACACTTCATCACTGCATCTGGTTTAGAAACTCGTTACAAAGATGCTGATGGTGGTAACCATTATGTAAAAAGCTTAGTGATCCCAGTTGGTGCAGGTGTTAAATTCAGATTGAATGACGCTTGGGCATTTAACTTAGGTTATACTGCTAACTTTACTGATGATGACAACTTAGACGGTTTAAAAAGAGGCTACCCATCAAGAGATAAATACTCTTACGGTTACGGTGGTTTAGAGTACACTTTCGGTTCTTCATCAAAACCAAACCTGGATTGGGTAAACCCAGTAGCTATGATGTATGACGAATTGTACGATGCTGCTTTACGTCAAGAAGTTGAAGCTTTGAAAGGCCGTGTAACTAACGTTGAAAACGCTGTTAACGACCTGAAAAAAGATACTGACGGTGACGGTGTAGCTGATCAATTTGACAAATGTCCAAGCACTCCTGCTGGTACAGTTGTTGACGGTGCTGGTTGTCCAATTGTATTCCCTAAAGCGGATTCAACTGCAACTCCTGCTGCTCAAGCTTACTCAAACATCCAGTTTGACTTTGATAGCTCAGTATTAAGAACTTCTTCTTATGCTGTATTAGACTTAGTATCTGCTGACATGCGTTCTAACTCTAAAAAAGTAGTTACTTTAAACGGTTATGCATCATCTGAAGGTACTGCAGCTCACAACCTGCGTTTATCAAGAGATCGTGCTAACTCAGTAAAAACTTACTTAGTTAACTCTGGTGTTGAAGCTCGTCGCTTAAAAACAAAAGGTTTAGGTGAAACTAACCCAATTGCTGATAACTCAACTGAAGAAGGACGTGTAATGAACCGTCGCGTTGAGTTCAAACAATAA
- a CDS encoding RidA family protein has protein sequence MSTIINTPNAPAPIGPYNQAVMAGNMLFVSGQIALDPQSGELVLTDLTTETTKVLENIKAILTEAGLDFSHIVKTSIFLKDMGDFARVNEIYGSYFTGNYPARETVQVAALPKNVNVEISVIAYKG, from the coding sequence ATGAGCACAATTATAAATACCCCAAACGCCCCTGCGCCCATCGGTCCATATAACCAGGCTGTTATGGCAGGCAACATGCTTTTTGTATCCGGACAGATTGCTTTAGACCCGCAATCGGGCGAATTGGTGTTAACAGACCTTACTACCGAAACCACTAAGGTGCTGGAAAACATCAAAGCTATTTTAACTGAAGCTGGCCTTGACTTTAGCCATATTGTAAAAACCAGTATCTTTTTAAAAGACATGGGCGATTTTGCCAGGGTTAACGAAATTTACGGCTCTTACTTCACCGGCAACTACCCTGCCCGCGAAACAGTACAGGTTGCTGCTCTGCCTAAAAATGTCAATGTTGAAATTTCGGTAATTGCTTACAAAGGCTAA
- a CDS encoding M20/M25/M40 family metallo-hydrolase: MKIKAIAFSVLAALGMSCSAQAQTDSVMMRKIFDEALVNGQCYENLRYLCKKIGPRLSGSAGAQKSVEWSKKLMEGYGFDRVYLQKVMVPHWVRGEKEQGYIVTGTKRTPVALAALGMSVATPKTGITAEVIELHSLKELETLGESKIKGKIVFFNRPFDERFIEAGSAYGTAGDQRNTGPGAASKYGAVAVLVRSLTSALDNYPHTGGTGYGTNKPIPAAALSTIAANQLSAKLKQQAGTPVKFYLKTDCQTLPDVLSYNVIGEIKGSENNNKYITVGGHLDSWDLAEGAHDDGTGVMQSVEALRIYKTLGYKPKNNIRAVFFMNEENGHKGGLKYAEQALKDKEEHIAALETDEGGFTPRGFSFDHATPAFMAGINRQWKKLFEPYEADRLVIGGSGTDIGPLRETHPNAMLIGFRPDSQRYFDIHHTPNDVFENVNKRELELGAASIASLIYLIDQHGLNF; this comes from the coding sequence ATGAAAATAAAAGCTATCGCTTTCTCTGTGCTTGCAGCACTTGGTATGTCTTGTTCGGCACAGGCCCAAACCGATTCGGTAATGATGCGCAAAATTTTTGACGAGGCCTTAGTTAATGGCCAATGCTATGAAAACCTGCGTTACCTGTGCAAAAAGATCGGACCGCGTTTAAGCGGCTCGGCAGGCGCTCAAAAATCGGTTGAGTGGAGCAAGAAACTAATGGAAGGTTATGGGTTTGACCGGGTTTACCTGCAGAAGGTAATGGTGCCGCATTGGGTGCGCGGCGAAAAAGAGCAGGGTTACATTGTTACAGGCACTAAGCGTACTCCTGTTGCCTTAGCCGCCTTGGGCATGTCGGTGGCTACGCCAAAAACAGGCATCACTGCAGAGGTTATCGAACTGCATAGCTTAAAAGAATTGGAGACGCTTGGCGAGTCTAAAATTAAGGGTAAGATTGTATTTTTTAATCGCCCGTTTGATGAGCGCTTTATCGAAGCCGGATCGGCTTATGGCACTGCCGGCGACCAACGAAACACCGGCCCGGGAGCGGCATCCAAATATGGTGCGGTTGCTGTGCTTGTTCGCTCATTAACATCTGCGCTGGATAATTATCCGCATACCGGTGGCACCGGTTATGGCACCAATAAACCAATCCCTGCCGCAGCTTTATCAACTATAGCCGCTAATCAGCTTAGTGCTAAGCTAAAGCAGCAAGCCGGCACTCCTGTAAAATTCTATTTAAAAACCGATTGTCAGACTTTGCCTGATGTACTGTCGTATAATGTAATAGGAGAAATAAAGGGTTCAGAGAACAACAACAAATACATAACGGTTGGCGGCCACTTAGATTCGTGGGATTTAGCCGAAGGCGCGCATGACGATGGTACAGGCGTTATGCAGTCGGTAGAAGCTTTGCGTATTTACAAAACATTAGGCTACAAACCTAAAAATAACATCAGGGCTGTTTTTTTTATGAACGAGGAGAATGGGCACAAGGGTGGTTTAAAATATGCTGAACAAGCCTTAAAAGACAAAGAGGAACATATTGCAGCTTTAGAAACTGACGAAGGCGGCTTTACCCCTCGTGGCTTTAGTTTTGACCATGCCACACCAGCGTTTATGGCCGGCATTAACCGCCAGTGGAAAAAACTGTTTGAGCCATACGAGGCCGACCGTTTAGTGATAGGAGGCAGCGGTACAGATATTGGCCCATTAAGAGAAACGCATCCTAATGCTATGCTAATCGGTTTTCGTCCCGACTCGCAGCGTTACTTTGATATACACCATACGCCTAATGATGTATTTGAAAACGTAAACAAACGCGAGCTGGAATTAGGGGCAGCGTCGATAGCCTCGCTTATTTATTTGATTGACCAACATGGTTTAAATTTTTAG